The nucleotide sequence GAGTTTTATTACTGTTATAACTAAATATCAGTTTAACCCAATTTTGGTGGTAATACTGAGTGAGCAATGGTAATGTCCAGTATTAGTTGCTGTGCTCAGTGTTCCTGGAGTTAATGGCTCCTTCTACCTTGGACTGTAGGCATGGGATTTGGTACTGGATAGTGTAGATGTATTCTGGTAACTGCTTAACACTTTCTAatgtgtaaagtttatttctatCACAAgttggcttccattaacactgcaatgaagttgctgtgacattcccctagttgccacactctggtgcctgtacactttgggagaatttagcacggccaatgcacctaaccagcacgttttttggactgtggcaggaaactggagcacctggaggaaacccagtcagacatggggcgaatgcacagacagtgacccaagctgggaattgaaccctggtgctgtgaagcagcagtgttaacctctaTTTTTCCCCCAAATAGGTTGGAGTAGACATGCTATTCCTCACATCATTCCAACCTCTCTTGAATTGAACACATGGGATGGTTGTTGGTGATACATCTATAAACTAGCAGTTTTCAAATGTTAACGATTGTACAATCTTTGAATATTTATTCTGACTTTTGCTGTCCATTACATCAATCAATGTGTTATATTTAAAGATGCTCTAATAGAAATTGTTTATTGGAAAGAAATGGCAGCAATTTTATTAATTGTCACTGGTCCTAATATAATTCCCACTTTGTGTGTAATATTGCCAATCCATCTGATTTTTCTTGGTCAGTTGTGTGCTAGTTACAGTCTCAATGCTCTGTGCATTGGGGGGAAAACTATCTTGTTTTCTCTCGAAATGAGACTTGGGTCACTGACCTTGTGGTACTAGATAATCCTTTATTTCCCCTTTATCTGGCTAAGCTTCACAATTGGAAACCAAATGTGGGAGCCAAAGGGCAGcaaaatagaatcctacagtacagacagaagccatttggcccatcaacttggcactgaccacaattctcccccctcccctgacactgatgggcaatttggcatagccaatccacctaacctgcccacctttggactgtgcgaggaagccagagcacccagaggaaacccacacaacatggaaaatgtgcaaactcctcagactctgatccaaggctgggaatcgaacctgttgtggtgaaccatcgttggttcccactggatagtactgagccagggtctggccagtactacaagtatgtacatatgttgctgttgggttagggatgggttgtgctacttgttgctgttggggttagggtggggttgttacacctttgtattgtagtgttgtggtacatcccagtcgggctctgcctcctgggagaggtataaaggtccctgctctggctgggacccctcagtctgggatcgtgtatataattgttagctgctttgttacagcaaataacagcctttatttcctgagcatcaagcctcgtgtatgataatgcACATCACCTGTGTCCGAGTgcttgccactatgccacccttacTGTGACTTCATATTGATTAGAATTAGCCTCCGTGTTGTGTTTAATGgaattgggattgttctctttCAGACGTCTTTCTTTGACCGGGATGATGTCGCCCTTGACAATTTCTCCCACTTCTTCAAACATCAGTCCCAGGAGAAGTGGGAACATGTGGAGAAGCTGATTAAATTCCAGAATAAACGTGGAGGCCACATCATCCTCCAGGATGTGAAGGTGGGAATTGAGGAAATGGCTGCTTCAATGATGTGGCTTCAATTTGTTACATTGCCAGAGAATAGTTTCTTTGTTTAGCTTCAGGTGTCTGGATCTCTCTACTGGCTCAATTGAGACAACTGAATGATGTCTCCATTTTCCTGTGGGGGCTGAGTTCAACACTTTGTACACTAGTCCTGTAGCCCTGCACAATTGTACTCCTTCCTTCTCTCTGTACAAATGGACAAGCTGGAAGCTCCCTGAAATAACTGGCCTGTCTTCTTCCATTGTAGAAGccagagagggatgagtggggCAACAGTCTACAGGCAATGCAAGTTGCCCTGGATCTGGAGAAGAATGTGAACCAGAGTCTCCTGGATCTACACCAACtcgccaccacccagactgacccTCATGTAAGCTTCTCTTCATCGTCACTCTGATCTCTGGTAGACTTTGTATTGTTTGATTGTCTTTGAGCTGATCTCCCAATGTGACCAGTTAGACCCAACACCACATTGTCCTCAATCCCCATATCCCAGTGTGGGCATGGATGTGACATGAGCAACATTGCCAACTGTAATTGGATAAAGTAACAACCTGAGACTAGCAGTGGTTCTACTGATAACACTCCTGGCATTTCTCACATTGTTGTCTGTgggagtgggatcttgctgtgcatctgCTGTtccatttcctacatcacaacagtgactaccctTCAAGTACTTGATTGGATGTAAGGTGCCTGGGGGGCCATTCCGCAAATGCTTGTCTTTAGCACTTTCCCTGACCTGTGGAATATCCCAAACTTGCTTCCTATTGGTGAAGTTTCAGCAAGAGGAGATTGGTTGTGGGGCATGAGGCCAACTCCTTTCAATCTACCTGCACAAAGCAGGAGTGCGAAGAGGAACTGACTTTCTCATTTTTGACcatctctctttcttcctcttcCAGCTGTGTGACTTTCTGGAGACTCACTGTCTGGATGAGCAGGTCAAGACCATCAAGCAACTTGGCGACCACATCACCAACTTGAAGCATCTGGGAGCCCCTGAGAATGGGATGGGGGAGTACCTGTTTGACAAGCTCTCACTGGAGGAGAGCACTTAATGTGACATCTAGTATTGGATTGGAGATGGCTTTGCTGCTGAGATGTTTCCAATTCCACCTGGACCACTTGGCTTTCTCCAGGAAGAATTGAATTGTCAGATGAAAGAAATAAAAAATCTTTCACAGATCTTGTCTCCTGCCCTTCATTCAGCACCTTTTCATTGACAGCTTAGTGCTCACAGTAGCTTAGTTACACAATGAGAAAGAATTGGTTTTTCAAATTGATGTAGGCCCCACatgcctgcgccaccattcaataggatcatagctAATCTGAGTGAGCTGAGTCCAACATTCCTTCCTACTCCTGAACTGTTCAGGCCTCTCCCACCACAGATTATTCCAGAATCCATgtacctccgccttaaaaatattccaaagCTCTGATTGGACCTGAATTCTCCTTCTGTTcccttagttttttttaaagtgaccTTTTTTTCTTCCACATCCACCAGTCAATGCCCCTTGGTGGTGATCAGACTGGATCTCCCACTAGACTCCACCTCATATCCATAAACTCATACCATCCAACAAGAATTCCAATTTGAGGAAGGGGGGCAGAAGTTAAACAAGTCTTTCTTTAACATTAAGTACTTTTTCTTCCTCCCCTGTCCCACCCACTGGTCTTTTGAAGGCATGATTAACTCAAGCTCCCCAGCCTTGTTTGAATGCTTTACAGGAATATCTTTCAAGGAGGGAAACCAACATTACAACACCTTGTCCTGACCTGATAGCTTGTCTCAATCCTTGGATTCCATGTTTGTACTGCTATCAAATGGGAGGGGCATCAACCTGCCAAGAATAGACCCATAACCAGTTCCCCATCGCATCTGCGTGttccctgttgggactttaaataTTCAAATTGGGAACCCAAAGCATTCAACTTGGTTGGCTGCACCCATTCCATCAGCAACAGAATCCATATCCCAATCCACATTGGGAATCTAGAAGGAGATACCAGTTGGGGCCAGTatccttggtatggctcctgctctgcccaagaccacaaggaactacaaaaggtcgtgaatgtagcccaatccatcatgcaaaatgcttcccatccattggctttgtctatacttcctgctgcttcagcaaagcagccagcataattaaggaccccacacagcccaaacattctctcttccacctccttccgttgggaaaaagatacaaaagtctgaggtcacgtaccaaccgactcgagaacagcttcttccctgctgccatcagccttttgaatggacttccctcgcactaagttgatcttgctcggaatcctagctataactgtaacactacattctgcaccctctcccttccttctcctatgtactctgtgaacagtatgttttgcctgtacagtgtgcaagaaacaatacttttcacatatcaaatcaaaaatcttatTTTCCCCATTGAAGTGTTTCTTTTCCTTCTGGGAATCTCTCCTCTTGTGGCAGGAATGCATTGGTCAGCCATTCTGATGCGGCTCCTGGCTATTTTTCCCAACAACCTCCAGGCAATCCACCTCAGGACTGATGGGAAAATCAGCCCAAGATTCAGCAACGTTTTGGGAACTGAGCTCCAAACGTTTTCCTTTTAATCGATACCGTGCTGGATTCACATTTTCTTCCAATATCACCCGTTGTCAAAGGGGACAGGAAAATGGTGGATGGGAAATAACACTGCAATATTAGTGGGTGAAACATTTCTGCAGGGGATGTGAGACTCAATGGCAAAGTCAGCAGTTATTGTCTTTGAGAAGTTAGTGCGTTCAACAATCACCTTGAAGTGCTGTAGCCCGGGTGGTGAATGTGTTCCCTCagcgagttccagcattttgacccaatgatgatgaaggaacggcaatttgtgtcaagtcaggatggtgcttgACTCTGAGGGGAAACCTGGAGGTGGGGACATtcccattgtatctgcttcctttgtccttctaggtgttgGAGATCGTGGGTGAGGAAAGGGCTGTCGGAGAAGCCTTGggtgagatgctgcagtgcatcctgtagatggtccaCC is from Mustelus asterias unplaced genomic scaffold, sMusAst1.hap1.1 HAP1_SCAFFOLD_1449, whole genome shotgun sequence and encodes:
- the LOC144488301 gene encoding ferritin, middle subunit-like, translated to TSFFDRDDVALDNFSHFFKHQSQEKWEHVEKLIKFQNKRGGHIILQDVKKPERDEWGNSLQAMQVALDLEKNVNQSLLDLHQLATTQTDPHLCDFLETHCLDEQVKTIKQLGDHITNLKHLGAPENGMGEYLFDKLSLEEST